The following coding sequences are from one Capsicum annuum cultivar UCD-10X-F1 chromosome 3, UCD10Xv1.1, whole genome shotgun sequence window:
- the LOC107864463 gene encoding LOW QUALITY PROTEIN: putative late blight resistance protein homolog R1A-3 (The sequence of the model RefSeq protein was modified relative to this genomic sequence to represent the inferred CDS: inserted 3 bases in 2 codons), with amino-acid sequence MRKMAQNEIEEMLDQLRRIKSGGDLYSFKIDQYEKLEMDLRLLRTFIKYHHVPDYTVILTKTANMMVEMLRWDFVGIPNLNLEKLESPLLEFTKGDTSLSYNSELNGSDLSEYMDRLGENLNDVLKYHREWERSSLEKNQFIKKMEIVQKKMRFWRYLYATEINGYVNHEKLEYLETQLQFMANNVGQFCLAVLVDVAESEDDIFNKPPYLLCLIVLVKLEMKKIFLGELQASKFTQSKIFKDKKLPEGFSHHLHSLLMYLKNKKLENFPNIVAENIDLAIDFLLVFLDADVSNHVNNANWLNEIMEKVAAIASDILYVIQKLLPRSINKDDTSKIDICSMQILEKTKDLKAPVESYYKSLKFIPSQFRAVCGLRFLDSLVSKLNEMLKSKSDLDFMMKLLFDNLERELSSLTSILEEELSLSSIFRDVAKVHHEHEILKDFQRRTISLAYEAEVSIDSILVQYNVFWHIFCSLPTILKEIKQINAKVTEMWSADVALKYHYVVEPSKHLPSQHSNPVSDDDEIVGFXDSTRKLIRHLTRGTSELDVIPIVGMGGQGKTTIARKVYDKDMIVSRFDVQAWCIISQSYNLIELLQDIFSQVTGSKDNWDKEDILSDKLRKNLIGKRYLIVLDDMWDCMAWDDLSLCFPDGGNRSRVVVTTRLDKVGEHVKCFTDLNFLPFLTPDESCKLLQKKVFQKEDYPPELQDVSLAVAEKCKGLPLVIILVAGIIKRNKMEASWWHEVKDALVEYLDHESVEXSLSTMQLSYDNLPDYLKPCLLYMGMFPEDARIPVSKLISLWIAEGFVQNIESGRLKEEIAEDYLMDLISSNVVMVSRRRYNGKVKYCQVHDVVLHFCLEKSRQENFMLAVKRHHIQFQPSEWKGNRESFSFSKELSKFTSLASKKWKPFHQHLRSTITTNRTNSEWNPFRQVSEVRFLKVLDLSSFSVRALSSDTLKPLIHLKYLAVKADKFHFNPEPHLPHLETLIVSSYTQSPSLPASFLKMKKLRHVEIYYAELDLEFDKQGTFEESSKLENLRILRGVKYHADRVNVLLRRCLNLHELQISFKAHNLFACISLKLESLTQLRLSFDSVLLSGLHLPSNLKKLVLFKIPIENVMSFIARLPCLEYFQLRELPTYLTLNRIWYLEDIKFLKLKHLKLVDLGISRWEASEDSFPQLETLIIKTCSELMEIPFSFADITTLKQIKLMYCNRSLKDSAEKIKKEVEENEGCDRINLITIGMPLWVER; translated from the exons ATGCGGAAGATGGCTCAAAATGAAATCGAGGAAATGTTAGATCAGCTAAGAAGGATCAAGAGTGGAGGTGATCTATATAGCTTCAAGATTGATCAATATGAGAAACTTGAAATGGATCTAAGATTGTTGAGAACCTTTATAAAGTATCATCATGTGCCTGATTACACAGTCATACTCACAAAGACTGCAAATATGATGGTGGAAATGCTTCGCTGGGATTTTGTTGGAATTCCCAACCTTAATCTGGAAAAGCTAGAATCACCTTTGTTGGAATTCACTAAAGGTGATACCAGTTTAAGTTACAATTCTGAGTTGAATGGTTCTGATCTGTCGGAATATATGGATCGCCTCGGAGAGAATCTAAATGATGTACTGAAGTACCACAGGGAATGGGAAAGGTCTTCGCTTGAAAAAAAtcaatttataaagaaaatggaaatagttcaaaagaaaatgagattttgGAGATACTTGTATGCCACAGAGATAAATGGTTACGTTAACCATGAGAAGTTGGAATATTTGGAGACTCAACTTCAGTTCATGGCTAACAACGTGGGACAATTTTGTCTTGCTGTTTTAGTTGACGTTGCTGAGTCTGAAGATGATATCTTCAATAAACCTCCCTATCTATTATGTTTGATTGTGTTAGTGAAACTGGAAATGAAGAAGATTTTTCTTGGTGAACTACAGGCTTCAAAGTTTACTcaatcaaaaattttcaaggacaagAAATTACCAGAAGGATTTTCACATCATCTCCACAGTTTGCTGATGTATCTTAAAAACAAAAAGCTCGAGAACTTTCCTAATATCGTTGCTGAAAATATTGATCTGGCAATAGATTTCTTGTTGGTTTTCCTTGATGCTGATGTATCAAATCATGTTAATAATGCTAACTGGTTGAATGAAATTATGGAAAAGGTTGCAGCTATAGCATCTGATATTCTATATGTGATTCAAAAGCTTCTTCCTAGATCTATAAATAAAGATGACACTAGCAAAATAGATATTTGCTCGATGCAGATACTGGAGAAAACTAAAGATCTGAAGGCACCAGTGGAGTCATACTACAAATCCTTAAAATTCATTCCATCTCAGTTCCGCGCTGTTTGTGGACTGAGATTTCTAGATTCTCTTGTAAGTAAATTGAATGAGATGTTGAAATCTAAATCAGATTTAGATTTCATGATGAAACTTCTTTTTGATAATTTGGAGAGAGAGTTATCATCTCTTACATCCATTTTAGAGGAGGAGTTATCTTTATCATCCATATTCAGAGATGTCGCAAAGGTGCACCATGAACATGAGATTCTTAAAGATTTTCAGAGGCGTACTATCAGTTTGGCATATGAAGCTGAAGTTTCCATTGATTCTATTCTTGTTCAGTATAATGTGTTTTGGCATATTTTTTGCTCACTTCCTACAATCTTAAAAGAGATCAAGCAAATTAATGCAAAGGTGACTGAGATGTGGTCGGCAGACGTCGCTCTTAAGTATCACTATGTGGTAGAGCCATCTAAACATCTGCCAAGTCAACATAGCAATCCAGTGAGTGATGATGATGAGATAGTGGGTT GAGATAGCACCAGAAAACTAATTCGGCATCTGACTCGAGGGACAAGTGAGCTAGATGTCATCCCGATTGTTGGGATGGGGGGACAAGGGAAAACGACTATCGCTAGAAAGGTGTATGATAAGGACATGATTGTTTCTCGCTTCGATGTTCAAGCGTGGTGCATTATTTCCCAATCATATAACCTGATAGAGCTATTACAAGATATTTTTAGTCAAGTTACCGGTTCAAAGGATAACTGGGATAAGGAAGACATCCTCTCTGACAAGTTGAGGAAAAACCTAATAGGAAAGAGATATCTCATTGTCCTGGATGATATGTGGGATTGTATGGCATGGGATGACTTAAGCCTTTGTTTCCCTGATGGTGGAAATAGAAGCAGAGTTGTAGTAACAACTCGACTTGATAAAGTGGGTGAACACGTTAAGTGCTTTACTGATCTTAATTTCCTTCCATTCCTCACACCAGATGAGAGTTGCAAATTGTTGCAGAAAAAAGTGTTTCAAAAAGAagattacccccctgaactacaAGATGTAAGTCTAGCAGTTGCAGAAAAATGCAAAGGACTACCTCTAGTGATTATTTTGGTAGCTGGAATAATCAAAAGGAATAAAATGGAAGCCTCTTGGTGGCATGAGGTTAAAGATGCTCTAGTTGAATATCTTGATCATGAGTCTGTAGA TAGTCTTTCAACTATGCAATTAAGTTATGATAACTTACCTGATTACTTAAAGCCTTGCCTACTTTACATGGGGATGTTCCCGGAGGATGCAAGAATTCCAGTGTCTAAATTGATAAGTCTATGGATTGCGGAAGGCTTTGTGCAGAACATTGAATCTGGGAGACTGAAGGAAGAGATTGCTGAAGATTACTTGATGGATCTCATTAGCAGTAACGTGGTAATGGTTTCAAGGAGAAGATATAATGGTAAAGTCAAATACTGTCAGGTTCATGATGTAGTGCTTCACTTTTGCTTGGAGAAGAGCAGACAGGAAAATTTTATGCTGGCAGTGAAGAGGCATCATATTCAGTTTCAACCTTCTGAATGGAAGGGAAATCGAGAGAGCTTCAGTTTCAGTAAAGAGCTTTCCAAATTTACATCTCTGGCTTCTAAAAAATGGAAGCCTTTCCACCAACACTTGAGGTCAACTATAACGACAAACCGCACAAATTCTGAATGGAATCCCTTCCGTCAGGTTAGTGAAGTGAGATTTCTTAAGGTCTTGGATTTGAGTTCTTTTTCTGTGAGAGCTTTGTCGTCAGATACATTGAAACCACTAATTCACCTGAAGTACCTCGCAGTTAAGGCAGATAAATTCCATTTTAATCCAGAACCACATCTGCCACATCTTGAAACTTTAATTGTGAGTTCTTATACCCAGTCTCCATCGTTACCAGCATcttttttgaaaatgaaaaaattaaggcATGTTGAGATTTATTACGCTGAGCTTGATTTGGAATTTGATAAGCAGGGGACCTTTGAAGAATCCTCCAAATTGGAAAATTTGAGGATACTAAGGGGGGTTAAATATCATGCTGATAGGGTGAATGTGTTATTACGGAGGTGTCTCAATCTTCATGAACTTCAAATCTCTTTTAAGGCCCATAATTTGTTTGCATGTATCAGTCTCAAATTGGAGAGTCTTACCCAGCTTCGCCTTTCCTTTGACAGTGTCCTTCTATCGGGGTTACACTTGCCTTCAAATTTAAAGAAGTTGGTACTATTCAAAATTCCTATAGAAAATGTGATGTCCTTCATTGCAAGACTACCATGCCTGGAGTATTTCCAATTACGGGAACTGCCTACTTATCTCACTCTCAACAGAATTTGGTACCTTGAAGATATCAAGTTCCTTAAACTTAAGCACTTGAAACTGGTGGACTTAGGTATCTCAAGGTGGGAAGCCTCAGAAGACTCATTTCCCCAGCTTGAAACGCTTATTATAAAAACGTGCAGTGAGCTCATGGAGATTCCTTTTAGCTTTGCAGATATTACAACACTGAAACAGATTAAGTTGATGTACTGCAACAGATCTCTGAAGGATTCAGCTGAGAAAATTAAGAAGGAAGTCGAGGAGAATGAAGGATGCGACCGTATAAACCTCATCACTATCGGA